A segment of the Agarivorans albus genome:
ACATCGGCTTGAGCCACTTCCATGGCCAGCAACATCTCATCCATTTTACGGTTAACGGTTCGCACCTGAATGTTTGAGTTTAGAGCTTGCAAATGCTGCTTAGCCGCCACGACTTTAGGCTGTTTAATATCGTCTTCTCGGTACAAGACTTGGCGCTGTAAATTAGAGCTGTCTACTTCATCAAAATCTGCCAACACTAATTTGCCAACACCAGCCGCAGCCAAATACAAGGCTGCAGGTGCGCCCAATCCGCCCATACCAACCAGCAATACCTGCGCACTCTTTAACTTGAGCTGCCCCGCCTCACCAACATCCTTAAGTAACAGATGACGGCTATAACGAAGAACTTCTTGATCGCTTAAGGTTGATTGCTTGCTGGTTTGGCTCATAGTGCTTCCTAATGCTGACTGGCTATTTATTGGCTGACAATGGCTTCTAGCTCAGCAACTGCCGCAACCGGATCGGCTGCTTCGGTAATTGCCCGTACCACTGCCACACTGCCCACACCACATTGCCAAACTTGTTTCGCTCGAGGCAAGTCGATGCCTCCAATGGCTACCAAGGGGTAATCTTGCATCAACTGAGCATAACGGCTGAGTTTAGCTAAACCTTGCGGCTTAGATGGCATATCCTTGGTTGTAGTAGGGAAAATGTGCCCAAGTGCAATATAACTCGGTTGCAGCTGGCTAGCACGTAGCAATTCAAAATAACCATGGGTACTAATGCCCAAACGCAAACCTGCGGCAGCAATTTTTTGCAAGTCGGCCACTTCTAAATCTTCTTGGCCTAAATGCACACCATAAGCACCATGCTTAACCGCCAGTTGCCAATAGTCATTAATAAACAAACGCGCTTGATGTTGGTGCCCCAAATCAATGGCCCGTTTAACATCAGCTTCAACCTCAGCATCGGTTTTATCTTTGATCCGTAGCTGAATGGTTTTAATGCCCATATTTAACAAGCGCTCAATCCATTCAACACTGTCTACAACAGGATAAACACCCAGCTTATTAGTGTCACAGCGCGCAAAAGGCACGGCCTCTGGCCAAGACTCACCTAAGCCAAATTGCTTACCCAACTCGGTTTGTGCCGACTCAACCCGTGGGAAGTTTACCCGCTCTGTAGGCCACCCAAGATGGGCTAGATTGCCACGTCCAGTAACTTGCTTTAAGCCCTGATAAACATAGGCTTTAGCAATAACCAAAGCGTCTTCCATGAAAAAATCATGGGCTAAGGCGGAAGCTAAGGCAGAGGCTAAAGTACAGCCGGTACCATGGGTATGCGGTGCATCAATCATGGCACTCGACAATACAATTTCACGCTGGCCGTCGGTGAAATAATCCAAAGCTATCTTGGGAGTTAGCGCTAAGTGTCCACCTTTGGCCCACACCGCTTTAACGCCCTGCTTAAGCAAAGCTGCACAAGCTTGTTTTAGCTCGGCTACACTGTTTAACGCCACGCCACTTAAGGTTGCTAGCTCTGAGGCATTAGGTGTTAGCACATCGGTTTGTGCCAATAGTGCCGGTAAGGCTTGCATTAGATCGTCCAAGGCTAGGTTTGCCC
Coding sequences within it:
- the thiE gene encoding thiamine phosphate synthase, coding for MKFKLETAEGLRPQIWTIAGSDSCAGAGLQADLLTAHDLEVECATAVTAITAQNIKGVTAIQPSSPELLAAQLDALAATNPAKVIKIGMLGSAELVRVVADKIATYKATWAEPPLVVCDPVLVASSGANLALDDLMQALPALLAQTDVLTPNASELATLSGVALNSVAELKQACAALLKQGVKAVWAKGGHLALTPKIALDYFTDGQREIVLSSAMIDAPHTHGTGCTLASALASALAHDFFMEDALVIAKAYVYQGLKQVTGRGNLAHLGWPTERVNFPRVESAQTELGKQFGLGESWPEAVPFARCDTNKLGVYPVVDSVEWIERLLNMGIKTIQLRIKDKTDAEVEADVKRAIDLGHQHQARLFINDYWQLAVKHGAYGVHLGQEDLEVADLQKIAAAGLRLGISTHGYFELLRASQLQPSYIALGHIFPTTTKDMPSKPQGLAKLSRYAQLMQDYPLVAIGGIDLPRAKQVWQCGVGSVAVVRAITEAADPVAAVAELEAIVSQ